A genome region from Nicotiana tabacum cultivar K326 chromosome 13, ASM71507v2, whole genome shotgun sequence includes the following:
- the LOC107772058 gene encoding 3-phosphoinositide-dependent protein kinase 2-like translates to MLALEGEMEQEFDAKLKIQNNSAPNTAQRSKSFAFRAPQENFTIQDFELGKIYGVGSYSKVVRAKKKDTGNVYALKIMDKKFITKENKTAYVKLERIVLDQLDHPGVVRLFFTFQDTFSLYMALESCEGGELFDQITRKGRLSEDEARCYAAEVVDALEYIHSMGLIHRDIKPENLLLTSDGHIKIADFGSVKPMQDSRITVLPNAASDDKACTFVGTAAYVPPEVLNSSPATFGNDLWALGCTLYQMLSGTSPFKDASEWLIFQRIIARDIRFPNYFSNEARDLIDQLLDIDPSRRPGAGPDGYTSLKNHPFFNGVDWEKLRSQTPPKLAMEPKAPSTHSSGDEQDPSWNPSHIGDGSVRPSDGNGGAASTSETGSITRLASIDSFDSKWKQFLEPGESVLMISMVKKIQKLTNKKVQLILTNKPKLIYVDPSKLVIKGNIIWSDNPNDLSIQVTSPSQFKICTPKKVMSFEDTKQRAQQWKKAIEALQNR, encoded by the exons ATGTTggcattggaaggtgaaatggagCAAGAATTTGATGCAAAGCTAAAGATTCAGAATAATTCAGCTCCTAATACTGCTCAGAGATCTAAGAGTTTTGCATTCAGAGCACCACAGGAGAATTTCACAATCCAAGATTTTGAATTGGGAAAGATCTATGGTGTTGGTTCTTATTCCAAG GTTGTTAGAGCAAAAAAGAAAGATACTGGGAATGTTTATGCGTTGAAGATCATGGACAAAAAGTTCATCACTAAGGAAAATAAGACTGCTTATGTGAAACTAGAGCGTATTGTACTTGATCAGCTGGATCATCCTGGTGTTGTCCGACTATTTTTCACCTTTCAAGACACTTTTTCACTGT ATATGGCGCTTGAGTCTTGTGAAGGTGGAGAGCTTTTTGATCAAATAACAAGG AAAGGCCGTTTGTCTGAAGACGAGGCACGCTGTTATGCAGCTGAAGTTGTAGATGCTCTTGAGTATATACATAGTATGGGATTGATACATCGAGACATTAAG CCAGAGAACCTGCTTCTTACTTCAGATGGACATATTAAAATTGCGGATTTTGGCAGCGTAAAGCCAATGCAGGATAGCAGAATAACAGTCCTTCCAAATGCGGCATCAG ATGACAAAGCCTGTACTTTTGTGGGAACCGCTGCTTATGTCCCTCCTGAAGTTTTAAATTCTTCTCCTGCGACTTTTGG AAATGATCTTTGGGCACTTGGTTGCACATTGTATCAAATGCTTTCGGGAACTTCGCCGTTTAAAGATGCCAGTGAATGGCTCATTTTCCAAAGAATCATTGCCAGAGATATCAGATttccaaattatttttcaaatgaaGCCAGAGATCTTATTGATCAGTTGCTG GATATCGATCCTAGCAGAAGACCTGGTGCCGGACCTGATGGTTATACTTCACTGAAAAATCATCCTTTTTTTAATGGGGTTGATTGGGAGAAGTTAAGGTCACAAACTCCTCCAAAGCTTGCTATGGAGCCAAAA GCCCCGTCAACTCATAGCAGTGGCGACGAACAAGATCCTTCATGGAATCCATCGCACATTGGCGATGGTTCAGTTAGACCTAGCGATGGAAATGGCGGTGCTGCATCAACTTCTGAAACTGGTAGCATCACCAGGCTTGCATCGATCGACTCTTTCGATTCAAAATG GAAGCAATTTTTGGAACCGGGTGAATCCGTTCTCATGATTTCCATGGTGAAAAAGATACAGAAACTTACAAACAAGAAAGTTCAGCTAATCCTAACAAATAAACCAAAGTTGATTTATGTTGATCCTTCAAAGTTGGTGATCAAAGGGAACATTATATGGTCCGACAATCCTAATGATCTTAGTATTCAAGTTACAAGCCCTTCACAGTTCAAGATTTGTACA CCAAAGAAAGTTATGTCATTTGAGGATACTAAACAACGAGCACAGCAGTGGAAAAAGGCGATTGAAGCTCTCCAGAACCGATGA